From the genome of Pseudomonas sp. TMP9, one region includes:
- a CDS encoding LysE family translocator gives MTLELMIAFVAFAFVTSVTPGPNNTMLLASGANFGLRRTLPHMLGISLGLMLLVLSVGLGLGQLFEQVPVLYTVLRYVGAAYLLYLAWKIANAGAPNSQASASGKPFSFIQAAAFQWVNPKAWIMAIGAITTYTPQENFMVNVLLISALFALVNCPTMSIWTLVGSLLRNWLDDARRLRAFNIGMALLLVASLYPILADTGLF, from the coding sequence ATGACCCTCGAATTAATGATTGCCTTTGTTGCGTTTGCCTTTGTCACCTCAGTCACACCTGGCCCCAACAACACCATGCTGCTGGCCTCCGGGGCAAATTTCGGCCTGCGCCGGACCTTGCCGCATATGCTCGGTATTAGCTTGGGATTGATGCTGCTGGTGCTGTCGGTCGGCTTGGGGCTCGGTCAGCTATTTGAGCAAGTGCCCGTGCTGTACACCGTGTTGCGCTACGTTGGGGCGGCCTACCTGCTGTACCTAGCCTGGAAAATCGCCAATGCCGGCGCGCCGAACAGCCAAGCGTCGGCCAGCGGCAAGCCGTTCAGTTTTATACAGGCCGCCGCCTTCCAGTGGGTTAACCCCAAGGCGTGGATTATGGCGATCGGCGCGATCACTACGTACACGCCGCAAGAAAATTTCATGGTCAATGTGCTGCTGATCTCGGCGCTGTTCGCGCTGGTCAATTGCCCGACAATGAGCATCTGGACCCTCGTCGGCAGCCTGTTGCGTAACTGGCTCGATGACGCACGCAGGTTGCGCGCATTCAATATCGGCATGGCGCTGCTGCTGGTAGCCTCGCTCTACCCCATTCTCGCGGACACAGGGCTGTTCTGA
- a CDS encoding benzoate/H(+) symporter BenE family transporter, with amino-acid sequence MHDSSPLRLRPLADTSPSAVVAGFIAMLTGYTSSLVLMFQAGQAAGLSSGQISSWIGSLSIGMAICCIGLSLRYRAPIMIAWSTPGAALLITSLPGVPYSEAIGAYMLASGLIVLIGLTGTFDRIMRRIPGSLAAALLAGVLFKIGLEICVAAEQQPVLVIAMLLAYLLGKRLLPRYAVLAALLVGSGLAGVLGLLNFEQFELQLAVPEWTTPHFSLAASISIGIPLFIVAMASQNLPGMAVLRANGYDVPASPLLTTTGMTSIILAPFGSHGIHMAAISAAICAGPEAHEDPHKRYTAAIWCGVFYAIAGIFGATLAALFSALPKALILSIAALALFASIIGGLAQAMSEPKEREAALITFLVTASGMTLLSVGSAFWGIVAGLLTLVILNWGKHPA; translated from the coding sequence ATGCACGACTCGTCACCACTGCGCCTAAGGCCGCTGGCCGACACTTCACCCTCGGCGGTGGTCGCTGGGTTTATCGCCATGCTCACCGGTTACACCAGCTCCTTGGTGTTGATGTTTCAAGCCGGCCAGGCCGCTGGCTTGAGCAGCGGGCAAATTTCTTCATGGATCGGGTCACTGTCGATTGGCATGGCTATTTGCTGCATTGGCCTGTCGTTGCGCTATCGCGCACCAATCATGATCGCGTGGTCTACGCCAGGGGCGGCCCTGCTCATCACCAGCCTGCCCGGCGTGCCTTATAGCGAAGCAATTGGCGCTTATATGCTGGCCTCGGGCTTGATCGTGCTGATCGGCCTGACGGGCACCTTCGACCGCATCATGCGGCGTATTCCCGGTTCTCTGGCGGCGGCTTTGCTGGCGGGTGTGTTGTTCAAGATTGGCCTGGAAATTTGCGTGGCCGCCGAGCAGCAGCCGGTGCTGGTGATCGCCATGTTGCTGGCCTACCTGCTGGGTAAACGCCTGCTGCCGCGCTACGCGGTGCTGGCTGCTTTGCTGGTGGGCAGCGGCCTAGCGGGTGTTCTCGGTCTGCTAAATTTCGAACAGTTCGAGTTGCAACTGGCGGTGCCCGAGTGGACCACGCCACACTTTTCTCTCGCCGCGAGCATCAGCATCGGCATCCCGTTGTTTATCGTTGCCATGGCCTCGCAAAACTTACCGGGCATGGCGGTGCTGCGCGCAAATGGGTATGACGTGCCGGCCAGCCCATTGTTAACGACGACCGGAATGACCTCGATCATACTGGCGCCGTTTGGCAGTCATGGCATCCATATGGCCGCTATCAGCGCTGCGATCTGCGCCGGCCCAGAAGCCCACGAAGACCCGCACAAACGCTACACCGCCGCCATCTGGTGCGGGGTGTTCTACGCCATCGCCGGCATCTTCGGCGCCACCTTGGCCGCGCTGTTTAGCGCCCTGCCGAAAGCGCTGATCCTGTCCATCGCGGCGCTTGCGCTGTTCGCCTCGATCATCGGTGGTCTGGCCCAAGCCATGAGCGAGCCAAAAGAGCGCGAAGCGGCGCTGATCACCTTCCTGGTAACCGCGTCAGGTATGACGCTGTTGTCGGTGGGCTCGGCATTCTGGGGGATTGTTGCGGGGCTGTTGACCCTAGTCATTCTCAACTGGGGCAAACACCCAGCATGA
- a CDS encoding heavy metal translocating P-type ATPase produces MTKDWQNPALLALTLIALPAGWLAYELGNPPLAAQLWNLSALVVAAVLILEIVQRLIRREVGVDLIALLSIAGAVLLGQALVAAVIAVMLASGRTLEFFTARRAERELNKLIDRAPRIASRMVEGQLQQIPVEEVMPGDRLLVRMGEVLPVDGVLLSLTATLDESALTGEPLPVTLQTGASIRSGGVNVGAPLELQASETAAYSTYAGIVGMAQAASQSRAPFARMADRYALALIPLTLLIAGLAWLLSGDPIRALAVLVVATPCPLILAVPIAIMSGISRCAKRGILVKDGATLEALAEAQVLFLDKTGTLTTGHATVQSVESSGAYTQEQLLHLAASLAQASPHPISAAIVAAASTNTRPLSTPEQVVEEPGAGLSGVVDGHQVMLGAHHFINANQPAQAWDEGMLRRMDYQDSSGSFIGVDSAMAGVVLFADPLRIESPNALRRLRQAGIRKIIMLTGDRAQTAQMIGLAAGVDEVRAELDPAAKVAAVQQGRKDGKTLMVGDGVNDAPALAAADVGIALGASGATASSEAAGVVLLVDRLDRVAEAMHIASRSRLIARQGVLVGMGLSLLAMLAAALGYLPPLAGAILQEGIDIAVICNALRALGAGFNANAASKLQGSHVDELKREHADLAQLLESVSHLADQFSTLAQDQAQNKLQRLLTRLETQLIPHEQADENELYPLLARHLKGEDPMSALSHTHREIFRLVKLLGRMNSDFSANSAALSQDEIGQTLLRLDTVLGLHFQLEDELFHNLDVR; encoded by the coding sequence ATGACCAAAGACTGGCAGAACCCAGCATTGTTGGCGCTTACCTTAATCGCCCTTCCCGCTGGCTGGCTGGCGTATGAGCTAGGTAACCCGCCTCTGGCAGCTCAACTGTGGAACCTCAGCGCGCTGGTGGTGGCGGCCGTTCTGATACTGGAAATTGTGCAGCGCCTGATCCGCCGCGAGGTGGGGGTTGACCTGATCGCCTTGCTGTCGATTGCCGGAGCCGTTCTGCTCGGTCAGGCACTGGTCGCGGCGGTTATTGCTGTGATGCTAGCCAGCGGTCGTACCCTTGAATTCTTCACCGCACGGCGTGCGGAACGTGAATTAAACAAGCTGATTGATCGCGCGCCACGAATTGCTTCGCGCATGGTTGAAGGCCAGTTGCAGCAGATCCCGGTTGAGGAGGTAATGCCCGGTGACCGCCTGCTGGTGCGCATGGGCGAAGTGCTGCCGGTTGACGGCGTACTGCTCTCGCTCACCGCTACCCTCGATGAGTCGGCTCTGACCGGTGAGCCCTTGCCAGTAACCTTGCAGACCGGGGCGAGTATCCGCAGCGGCGGCGTGAACGTCGGCGCGCCCTTAGAGTTACAAGCAAGCGAGACGGCCGCATACAGTACCTACGCCGGCATCGTGGGCATGGCGCAAGCGGCCAGCCAGTCTCGCGCGCCTTTCGCCCGTATGGCTGACCGCTATGCCCTAGCGCTGATTCCGTTAACCCTGTTGATCGCGGGCTTAGCCTGGCTGCTCAGCGGCGACCCGATCCGTGCGCTGGCGGTGCTGGTGGTTGCGACGCCGTGCCCGCTGATCTTGGCCGTACCTATCGCCATCATGTCGGGCATCTCGCGGTGTGCCAAACGCGGCATTCTGGTCAAAGATGGTGCCACGCTTGAAGCCCTCGCTGAGGCGCAAGTGCTGTTCCTCGACAAAACAGGCACCCTCACCACTGGCCATGCCACCGTGCAATCGGTAGAAAGCAGCGGCGCGTACACCCAGGAACAACTGCTGCATCTGGCAGCCTCGCTGGCCCAAGCCTCGCCCCACCCGATTTCTGCTGCGATTGTCGCAGCGGCCAGCACCAACACACGCCCTCTGAGCACGCCTGAGCAGGTGGTCGAGGAGCCCGGCGCCGGTCTGTCTGGCGTGGTCGACGGGCATCAAGTGATGCTCGGTGCGCATCACTTTATCAATGCCAATCAACCTGCTCAGGCCTGGGATGAGGGCATGCTCAGGCGCATGGATTACCAGGACTCCAGCGGCAGCTTTATTGGCGTGGATAGCGCGATGGCCGGCGTCGTGTTGTTTGCCGACCCGTTGCGCATCGAATCGCCCAACGCCCTGCGGCGCCTAAGGCAGGCCGGCATCCGCAAAATAATAATGCTCACCGGCGACCGTGCTCAAACCGCGCAGATGATCGGCCTTGCCGCCGGGGTCGATGAAGTCCGTGCCGAGCTTGATCCGGCTGCTAAGGTCGCCGCTGTGCAACAAGGACGCAAAGACGGCAAAACGTTGATGGTGGGTGACGGTGTCAATGACGCCCCGGCGCTGGCCGCTGCTGACGTAGGTATAGCGCTGGGTGCCAGTGGCGCGACGGCCTCATCCGAGGCGGCCGGTGTGGTGTTGTTGGTCGATCGCTTGGACCGAGTCGCCGAAGCTATGCACATTGCCAGTCGATCGCGCCTCATCGCCCGGCAAGGTGTGCTCGTCGGCATGGGGCTTTCGCTATTAGCCATGCTCGCTGCTGCACTGGGTTATTTACCACCGCTGGCAGGTGCGATTCTGCAGGAAGGGATCGACATCGCCGTGATCTGCAATGCTTTGCGCGCACTGGGTGCGGGCTTCAATGCGAACGCCGCAAGTAAACTGCAGGGCAGTCACGTCGACGAATTAAAGCGTGAGCATGCCGATCTCGCGCAACTGCTGGAGTCGGTGAGTCACCTCGCCGATCAATTCTCGACACTGGCCCAGGACCAGGCCCAGAACAAACTACAGCGTCTATTAACGCGGCTCGAGACTCAGTTAATCCCCCATGAGCAGGCTGATGAGAACGAACTGTATCCCTTGCTGGCACGTCATCTAAAAGGTGAAGACCCGATGTCAGCACTGAGCCATACGCACCGAGAAATCTTTCGCTTGGTCAAACTACTAGGCCGCATGAACAGCGATTTTTCCGCTAACAGCGCAGCGCTCAGCCAGGATGAAATAGGTCAGACCTTGCTGCGCTTGGACACCGTGCTAGGGCTTCACTTTCAGTTGGAGGATGAACTGTTCCATAACCTCGACGTTCGCTGA
- a CDS encoding putative zinc-binding metallopeptidase: MKTFTCTCKDHQLLFFESSYCVACHRTVGLDDTFDKVEPYELAPETGQYFKVAQPNVYFQKCDNHANFKTCNGMIKLNPSSPSTAKHEVLCFACRFNETIPDLSIAEHIPLWQKMEIAKRRALYTLKALSLPLHNLSQDPDGGLSFDFTTDRDVSDHFASQLKGSEAVFTGHDCGHITINLAEADDVARSHTKMAMGEQYRTLLGHFRHELGHYYFDKLILESPEKHTLSKKYFGDDELDYQKSLNTYYENGAPQNWRDAFISEYATMHPYEDWAETWAHYMHIIDTLETAQNFSITSSIAGNTDAHEELTDLNLPQDAYFFSSQASITSILDTWMDFSIILNSLNRSMGMNDAYPFVLTQTVRTKLSFIHHAIHGRLNRMPELMLKGE, encoded by the coding sequence ATGAAAACGTTTACGTGCACTTGCAAAGATCATCAACTTTTATTCTTTGAAAGCAGCTATTGCGTTGCCTGCCACCGCACTGTTGGTCTTGATGATACTTTTGACAAGGTAGAGCCTTATGAACTCGCCCCAGAAACGGGACAGTACTTTAAAGTAGCGCAGCCGAACGTCTATTTTCAAAAATGTGATAACCACGCCAACTTCAAGACATGCAACGGCATGATTAAATTGAACCCGTCCAGCCCTTCTACCGCCAAGCATGAGGTTTTATGTTTTGCTTGTCGCTTCAATGAAACAATACCGGACTTATCAATAGCTGAGCACATCCCATTGTGGCAAAAAATGGAAATAGCCAAGCGCCGTGCTTTGTATACCCTGAAAGCCTTGTCCTTGCCATTGCACAACCTCAGCCAGGATCCTGATGGCGGGTTGAGTTTTGACTTCACCACTGACCGTGATGTGAGTGATCACTTTGCAAGTCAGTTGAAAGGCAGTGAGGCGGTATTCACAGGGCACGACTGTGGCCATATAACCATTAACTTAGCTGAAGCCGATGACGTTGCCCGCTCACACACAAAAATGGCAATGGGTGAACAATACCGCACCTTGCTAGGCCACTTTAGACATGAGCTGGGCCATTATTATTTTGACAAATTGATCTTGGAATCGCCGGAAAAACACACACTCAGTAAAAAATATTTCGGCGACGACGAGCTCGACTACCAAAAATCTTTGAACACATATTATGAAAATGGCGCCCCGCAAAACTGGCGCGATGCATTTATTAGCGAATACGCCACCATGCATCCCTACGAAGATTGGGCGGAGACATGGGCGCATTACATGCACATCATTGACACGTTAGAGACCGCGCAAAATTTCTCAATCACCAGCTCAATCGCTGGCAACACAGACGCCCATGAAGAATTAACTGACTTGAACTTGCCTCAAGATGCCTATTTCTTTTCTTCACAAGCCTCTATCACCAGTATTCTAGATACTTGGATGGACTTCTCCATTATTCTCAACTCATTAAACCGCAGCATGGGAATGAATGATGCTTATCCGTTTGTGCTAACGCAAACAGTACGCACTAAGCTGTCGTTTATCCACCACGCCATTCATGGCCGGCTAAACCGTATGCCGGAGTTAATGCTCAAGGGCGAATAA
- a CDS encoding 3-deoxy-7-phosphoheptulonate synthase — MADLPIDDLNVASNETLITPAQLKREIPLTEAALRTVAGGREVIRNILDGKDHRLFVVIGPCSIHDIKAAHEYAERLKALAAEVSDSLYLVMRVYFEKPRTTVGWKGLINDPFMDDSFKIQDGLHIGRQLLLDLAEMGLPTATEALDPISPQYLQDLISWSAIGARTTESQTHREMASGLSSSVGFKNGTDGGLTVAINALQSVSSPHRFLGINQEGGVSIVTTKGNAYGHVVLRGGNGKPNYDSVSVAVCEQELTKAGIRPSIMVDCSHANSNKDPALQPLVMENVANQILEGNQSIVGLMVESHLGWGAQSIPKDLSQLKYGVSITDACIDWDTTEKTLRSMHAKLKDVLPKRQRS, encoded by the coding sequence ATGGCTGATTTACCGATTGATGACCTCAACGTTGCCTCCAATGAAACCCTGATAACTCCCGCACAGCTCAAGCGTGAAATCCCGCTGACTGAAGCTGCATTGCGCACGGTTGCCGGTGGTCGTGAGGTGATTCGTAATATTCTCGATGGCAAAGACCATCGCTTGTTCGTGGTGATTGGGCCGTGCTCAATTCACGACATTAAAGCCGCGCACGAATATGCCGAACGCCTAAAGGCGCTGGCTGCCGAGGTCTCGGACAGTTTGTATCTGGTCATGCGCGTGTATTTTGAGAAGCCGCGGACCACGGTGGGCTGGAAAGGCCTGATCAACGATCCGTTTATGGACGACTCGTTCAAGATTCAGGACGGCCTGCACATCGGTCGGCAGTTGCTGCTTGATCTGGCTGAAATGGGCCTGCCAACCGCCACTGAAGCCCTCGACCCGATCTCCCCGCAATACCTGCAGGACTTGATCAGCTGGTCGGCCATTGGTGCGCGCACCACCGAATCGCAAACACACCGTGAAATGGCCTCCGGCCTGTCTTCTTCGGTCGGCTTTAAAAACGGCACCGATGGCGGTTTAACCGTCGCCATCAATGCCCTGCAGTCGGTTTCCAGCCCACACCGTTTCCTCGGTATTAACCAGGAAGGCGGTGTGTCTATCGTCACCACCAAGGGCAATGCATACGGTCACGTGGTACTGCGTGGCGGCAATGGCAAGCCCAACTACGACTCTGTCAGCGTGGCGGTGTGCGAGCAGGAGTTGACCAAGGCCGGCATCCGCCCGAGCATCATGGTCGATTGCAGCCACGCCAACTCCAACAAAGACCCAGCCCTGCAACCGCTGGTGATGGAGAACGTAGCCAACCAGATTCTCGAAGGTAACCAATCCATCGTCGGCCTGATGGTGGAAAGCCACCTAGGCTGGGGCGCTCAATCGATTCCTAAAGATTTAAGCCAGCTTAAGTACGGCGTATCCATCACCGATGCTTGCATCGACTGGGACACCACCGAGAAAACCCTGCGCAGCATGCACGCCAAACTCAAGGATGTGCTGCCAAAGCGCCAGCGCAGCTGA
- a CDS encoding PilZ domain-containing protein: MRHFLRHPSDMPVELVLRKQAFVPKQRLNNISLGGVACNSGRAFRRGTAIELRIPLFGEQARYPGLVAWCRKLEGCYLVGIAFIDEDTLFRARMVEQVCQIEHYRQQREQELGCSLPVEDMAQEWISQHAAAFSRASLN, encoded by the coding sequence ATGCGTCACTTTCTTCGTCATCCCAGTGATATGCCGGTTGAGTTGGTGTTGCGTAAACAGGCATTCGTGCCCAAGCAACGGCTCAACAATATCAGTCTCGGCGGTGTGGCTTGCAACTCCGGCCGCGCTTTTCGCCGTGGCACGGCCATTGAGCTGCGTATTCCGCTGTTTGGCGAGCAGGCGCGTTATCCCGGTTTAGTCGCCTGGTGCCGCAAGCTTGAAGGGTGTTATTTAGTGGGTATTGCCTTTATAGATGAAGACACCTTGTTCCGCGCACGCATGGTCGAGCAGGTCTGCCAGATCGAGCATTACCGCCAGCAGCGCGAGCAAGAGCTGGGCTGCAGCTTGCCGGTAGAAGACATGGCGCAGGAGTGGATCAGCCAGCATGCCGCTGCGTTTTCCCGCGCCAGCCTCAATTGA
- a CDS encoding thioredoxin produces MTELELTDLDADRLLLDLPGTSLLIFTSIGCASCRWARRELGKLSLPVQRLAWIDAADNGGLVTRYEVFHLPALFVVHDGQFYGALQSPLHCAELTLALDTALSRPAEELP; encoded by the coding sequence GTGACTGAGCTGGAGTTGACTGATTTAGATGCAGACCGCCTGCTGCTCGACCTGCCCGGCACCTCGCTGCTGATATTCACCAGCATAGGGTGTGCCAGCTGCCGCTGGGCGCGCCGCGAGCTAGGCAAACTGAGCCTTCCTGTGCAGCGCCTGGCCTGGATCGATGCCGCTGATAATGGCGGTTTAGTGACGCGCTACGAGGTCTTCCATTTGCCTGCATTGTTCGTGGTGCACGATGGCCAATTTTATGGCGCGTTGCAGAGCCCTTTGCACTGCGCAGAACTCACCCTGGCGCTGGACACTGCCCTGTCGCGCCCCGCAGAGGAATTACCCTGA
- a CDS encoding putative 2-dehydropantoate 2-reductase has translation MTAAPRIGIIGSGAIGGFYGLMLARAGFDVHFLLRSEYATVASQGLQVNSSVHGSLHLQPVQAYQSVADMPPCDWLLVGAKTTSNAELAGLISQAAAPNAKVLLMQNGLAVEDELRPLLPDSLHLLGGLCYICAHRSAPGVIEHQALGGINLGYHSGPADDAASRQSLLEQGTGMFQAAGLDSTAMAELNQARWQKLVWNVPYNGLAVLLDSATTALMANADSRGLIEAIMQEVVDAAGACGYPLPAGFAGKLLAATDRMPDYLPSMYHDFALKRPLELHAIYAAPLAAAAKVGCAMPRTEMLYQALRFLEQRQP, from the coding sequence ATGACTGCAGCACCCCGTATCGGCATTATCGGCAGCGGCGCGATTGGTGGTTTTTATGGCCTGATGCTGGCCCGCGCCGGCTTTGATGTGCATTTTTTGCTGCGCAGCGAATATGCCACCGTCGCCAGCCAAGGCCTGCAGGTCAACAGTAGCGTGCATGGCAGCCTGCACCTGCAACCGGTTCAGGCCTACCAATCAGTTGCCGACATGCCGCCCTGTGATTGGTTGTTGGTGGGCGCTAAAACCACCAGCAATGCTGAACTGGCTGGGCTTATCAGCCAAGCTGCAGCGCCCAACGCGAAGGTGCTGTTGATGCAAAACGGCCTGGCCGTGGAAGATGAACTGCGCCCGCTGCTGCCTGATTCACTGCACCTGCTCGGCGGCCTCTGCTACATCTGCGCCCATCGCAGCGCACCGGGTGTGATTGAGCATCAGGCCTTGGGCGGCATCAACCTGGGCTACCACTCGGGCCCGGCCGATGATGCAGCGAGTCGCCAGTCATTACTTGAGCAAGGCACTGGCATGTTCCAGGCGGCCGGTCTGGACTCCACCGCCATGGCCGAACTGAACCAAGCCCGCTGGCAGAAGCTGGTGTGGAACGTGCCGTATAACGGCTTGGCCGTGCTACTCGACAGCGCCACCACTGCACTGATGGCGAATGCCGACAGCCGGGGGCTGATTGAGGCCATCATGCAGGAGGTGGTAGACGCCGCCGGCGCGTGCGGCTACCCGCTGCCAGCAGGCTTTGCCGGCAAATTGTTAGCCGCCACTGATCGCATGCCGGATTACCTGCCCAGCATGTACCACGACTTCGCTCTAAAGCGCCCGCTTGAGCTGCACGCGATCTATGCAGCACCGTTGGCTGCAGCGGCCAAGGTCGGTTGCGCCATGCCGCGCACCGAGATGCTCTACCAAGCCCTGCGTTTTCTTGAACAACGCCAACCGTAA